The following DNA comes from Winogradskyella sp. PG-2.
TTGCAGTCATTTCGGGAAGACTCCACCATGCAGTGACCTCATTATTAAACACGAAATTCCTGAGGTAATCATTGGTTGTATAGATGATAATCCTGAAGTTGCTGGTAAAGGAGTTGCTAAGCTAAAAAGTTCAGGTTGTAAAGTGATTGTTGGAGTTCTTGAAGACGAATGTAAAGCACTCCACAAACGCTTTTTTACATTTCACAATAAAAAACGCCCCTATATTATTTTAAAATGGGCCGAAACTAACGATTCATTTATTGCACCCAAACATAAAGACGAGCAAAAACCTTTTTGGATTACAAATAAGCATTCTCGTCAATTAGCACACAAATGGCGTGCAGAAGAGCAAGCTATTTTAGTTGGTACTAATACAGTATTGGAGGATAACCCAAGCTTAACAGTTAGAGATTGGACAGGCAGTAATCCTATTAGAATTGTTTTAGATAAAGATTCAAAATTAAATTTAGGGTTTGATGTCTTTAATGATGCTGCTGAAACCATAAAAATTACAAAAAATGATATTGACTTTCAACAACCAATAGCACATCAGATTTGCACACTACTTTTTAATAGAAATATTAACTCAATAATCATAGAAGGTGGTTCTATAACACTTCAAACATTTATAGATGAAAATCTTTGGGATGAAGCTAGAATCTTTATTGGAAATACAAAATTTAAAGATGGCGTAAAGGCCCCAGACTTAAAAGGCGTACTAATTTTAGAAACTAAAATTGAAACTGATATTCTAAAAATTTACAAGCGTGATTAAAACATTAATATTCGATTTTGGAGATGTATTTATCAATTTAGATAAACAAGGCGCGATGAAAAATGCCTTAAATCTATTTGATATAGACACTTTTGAAGATGATATGATTTCTACTAATATTCAATATGAAATAGGTAGAATTTCGACTTCAGAATTTATCAACTTTTATAAGTCAAAATTTCCAAGCTTAAGTAAAACCGATATTATTGAAGCTTGGAATTTTATCATCAAAAATTTCCCTAAATATAGATTTGAGTTTATCAAAGACCTAGTAATTAAAGGAGACTATAAACTAATACTTCTCAGCAATACTAATGATATGCACATTGAATTTATAAAACAAAATGTGCCATTCTACGAGCAATTTAAAGATTGTTTTGATGTATTCTATCTATCTCAAGAAATTCATTTAAGAAAACCAAATAAAGATATTTTTGAATTTGTGTTAAAAGAAAACAATCTAACTGCTCAAGAATGCCTTTTTATTGATGATACAAAAGACAACACTGATACAGCATCAGAACTAGGCTTTAAGGTTTGGAATATAGATGAAACTAAAGATGATGTTGTTAACCTATTTAAAATTAAAAAAGAACTCTTTTGATTTATTTGTTACTTAGCGTACTTTCTTCAACTTGCATTTTTATACTTTTTAAATTTTTCGATAAATATAAGATTGACACTTTACAGGCTATTGTCATCAATTACTTTACAGCATTTACTTGTGGATTAATATTATATGATGGAAAAATTAGAGTTGAAATTATTTATGCAAATTGGTTTATTGCTGCCATAGGTTTAGGGTTTTTATTTATAACAATATTTAATATCATGGCACTTACAGCTCAAAAGAATGGACTTTCTGTGGTTTCTGTTGCTAGTAAGATGAGTGTTATTATTCCTATTCTATTTGGAATTTATATTTATAATGAAAGTGCTGGTTTTCAAAAAATCATAGGAATTGTATTAGCATTAGTCGCTGTATATCTTACCTCTGTAAAGCAAAAAGATGGTAGCTCATTATCAAAATCAATTTATTTACCTATTATTTTATTTATTGGTTCTGGTATAATCGATACTTCTGTAAACCATTTTGCTCCACAAAACCATATGCAATTATTTCTTGCCGTTATTTTTGGTATGGCCGGTTTTATTGGTATTGTCATTTTAAGTTATAAATCTATAATACTAAAGCATCACTTAAAATTAAAGAGTATTCCTTTTGGCCTTGCACTAGGTGTTGTTAATTACTGCTCAATGTATTTTCTATTAAAAGCATTACGTATAGAAGGGTTTGAAAGCTCTTCAATATTTACTCTCAATAATGTGTCTATAGTAGCAGTATCGTCGCTAATAGGACTATTCTTATTTAAAGAACAGATTTCTAAAAAAAATTGGGCAGGAATATTAATGGCCATTATTTCTATCATATTAGTAACACTTACATGACAGAAATAATGACTATTTATGCTTTAGTTTTTTACGATTTTTATCATTTCAGAATTCCCCTCAGTAGAAATTCTTATAAGATATAATCCGTTTTCTAAGTTTTCTAAATTAATAGATTGAGCATCTATTTTACTCAATACAATCTTTCCTGCAAGATCATAAACCTGTATGTGATCAATTTGATTATTGAAATTAAAGTTCACAATACCATCTGTTGGATTTGGGTAAACTTTTAAGTCATTAAAAAAAGCATCATCAACTGACAGTAAATTTGCACAATTTTGTGAAATAGAATTTACGTTTTCAATAATACCTGTGTTATTAAAAGTCA
Coding sequences within:
- a CDS encoding membrane protein, translating into MIYLLLSVLSSTCIFILFKFFDKYKIDTLQAIVINYFTAFTCGLILYDGKIRVEIIYANWFIAAIGLGFLFITIFNIMALTAQKNGLSVVSVASKMSVIIPILFGIYIYNESAGFQKIIGIVLALVAVYLTSVKQKDGSSLSKSIYLPIILFIGSGIIDTSVNHFAPQNHMQLFLAVIFGMAGFIGIVILSYKSIILKHHLKLKSIPFGLALGVVNYCSMYFLLKALRIEGFESSSIFTLNNVSIVAVSSLIGLFLFKEQISKKNWAGILMAIISIILVTLT
- the ribD gene encoding bifunctional diaminohydroxyphosphoribosylaminopyrimidine deaminase/5-amino-6-(5-phosphoribosylamino)uracil reductase RibD produces the protein MRSHKTYIRRCIQIAKKGLGTTRPNPMVGAVIVCDDKIIGEGFTSAYGGNHAEVNAIKSVEDKTLLSKSTLYVTLEPCSHFGKTPPCSDLIIKHEIPEVIIGCIDDNPEVAGKGVAKLKSSGCKVIVGVLEDECKALHKRFFTFHNKKRPYIILKWAETNDSFIAPKHKDEQKPFWITNKHSRQLAHKWRAEEQAILVGTNTVLEDNPSLTVRDWTGSNPIRIVLDKDSKLNLGFDVFNDAAETIKITKNDIDFQQPIAHQICTLLFNRNINSIIIEGGSITLQTFIDENLWDEARIFIGNTKFKDGVKAPDLKGVLILETKIETDILKIYKRD
- a CDS encoding HAD-IA family hydrolase, producing MIKTLIFDFGDVFINLDKQGAMKNALNLFDIDTFEDDMISTNIQYEIGRISTSEFINFYKSKFPSLSKTDIIEAWNFIIKNFPKYRFEFIKDLVIKGDYKLILLSNTNDMHIEFIKQNVPFYEQFKDCFDVFYLSQEIHLRKPNKDIFEFVLKENNLTAQECLFIDDTKDNTDTASELGFKVWNIDETKDDVVNLFKIKKELF